A genomic stretch from Hemicordylus capensis ecotype Gifberg chromosome 5, rHemCap1.1.pri, whole genome shotgun sequence includes:
- the UBE2N gene encoding ubiquitin-conjugating enzyme E2 N isoform X2, producing MTQEERLPKEETQRLLAEPVPGIKAEPDESNARYFHVVIAGPQDSPFEGGTFKLELFLPEEYPMAAPKVRFMTKIYHPNVDKLGRICLDILKDKWSPALQIRTVLLSIQALLSAPNPDDPLANDVAEQWKTNEAQAIETARAWTRLYAMNNI from the exons GAAACCCAGCGCTTGCTGGCAGAACCTGTTCCTGGAATAAAGGCAGAACCAGATGAAAGCAATGCACGTTATTTTCATGTGGTCATTGCAGGTCCACAGGATTCCCCCTTCGAGGGTGGGACATTTAAACTTGAACTATTCCTTCCAGAAGAATACCCAATGGCAGCTCCGAAAGTACGTTTCATGACCAAAATTTATCATCCTAACGTAGACAAATTGGGAAGAATATGTTTAGATATTTTGAAAG ATAAATGGTCTCCAGCTTTGCAGATCCGTACAGTTCTGCTATCAATCCAGGCTTTGTTAAGCGCTCCGAACCCAGATGATCCACTAGCAAATGATGTAGCTGAGCAGTGGAAGACCAATGAAGCCCAAGCCATAGAAACAG CCAGAGCATGGACTAGGCTATATGCCAtgaataatatttaa
- the UBE2N gene encoding ubiquitin-conjugating enzyme E2 N isoform X1: MAGLPRRIIKETQRLLAEPVPGIKAEPDESNARYFHVVIAGPQDSPFEGGTFKLELFLPEEYPMAAPKVRFMTKIYHPNVDKLGRICLDILKDKWSPALQIRTVLLSIQALLSAPNPDDPLANDVAEQWKTNEAQAIETARAWTRLYAMNNI, encoded by the exons GAAACCCAGCGCTTGCTGGCAGAACCTGTTCCTGGAATAAAGGCAGAACCAGATGAAAGCAATGCACGTTATTTTCATGTGGTCATTGCAGGTCCACAGGATTCCCCCTTCGAGGGTGGGACATTTAAACTTGAACTATTCCTTCCAGAAGAATACCCAATGGCAGCTCCGAAAGTACGTTTCATGACCAAAATTTATCATCCTAACGTAGACAAATTGGGAAGAATATGTTTAGATATTTTGAAAG ATAAATGGTCTCCAGCTTTGCAGATCCGTACAGTTCTGCTATCAATCCAGGCTTTGTTAAGCGCTCCGAACCCAGATGATCCACTAGCAAATGATGTAGCTGAGCAGTGGAAGACCAATGAAGCCCAAGCCATAGAAACAG CCAGAGCATGGACTAGGCTATATGCCAtgaataatatttaa